Proteins found in one Paenibacillus borealis genomic segment:
- a CDS encoding cytochrome ubiquinol oxidase subunit I: MDTVMLSRIQFASTTIFHYFFVPVSIGLALLIAIMETMYVRKGNEEYKRMAQFWGKLFLINFAVGVVTGILQEFQFGMNWSDYSRFVGDVFGAPLAIEALLAFFLESTFIGIWIFGWDKVSKKVHLVSIWLVALGTMLSAFWILLANSFMQHPVGFQVNNGRAEMNDIFALITNGQLLVEFPHTVLAAYATGAFLVTGISAYKLLKKQDVPFFRKSFEIAAIVGIISSFGVAVAGHAQAQYLVETQPMKMAASEALWGESGDPAPWTIFANIDTDNKTNSNEIQVPYLLSFLSYSKFSGEVKGMNQLQAEYEQAYGPGDYIPPVKTTFWSFRIMVAAGSLMIALGVYAIYLMWRKKMDKPNTWFMRFMFWGLLLPPIANTSGWIMTEMGRQPWTVFGLMTTEDSVSPNITSGQVLFSVISFTAIYAILGAVLIGLFIKVIKKGPYAMDNDHGESHDPYNKEESTHAFS, from the coding sequence ATGGATACAGTAATGCTGTCGCGTATACAATTTGCGTCGACGACGATTTTTCATTATTTCTTTGTGCCGGTATCGATCGGACTAGCGCTCTTAATTGCTATTATGGAGACCATGTACGTTAGAAAAGGCAATGAAGAGTACAAAAGAATGGCGCAGTTCTGGGGGAAGCTGTTCCTCATTAACTTCGCAGTAGGCGTAGTGACAGGGATATTGCAGGAGTTCCAGTTCGGAATGAACTGGTCTGACTATTCACGCTTCGTCGGCGATGTTTTTGGAGCCCCGCTGGCTATTGAAGCCTTGCTCGCATTCTTCCTGGAGTCCACGTTCATCGGAATCTGGATCTTCGGCTGGGATAAGGTATCCAAGAAGGTCCATCTCGTCTCCATCTGGCTGGTAGCACTCGGAACGATGCTGTCGGCATTCTGGATTCTGCTGGCGAACTCGTTCATGCAGCATCCGGTAGGCTTCCAGGTGAATAACGGGCGGGCGGAAATGAATGATATCTTCGCACTGATCACGAACGGGCAGCTGCTGGTGGAGTTTCCGCATACAGTACTCGCTGCATACGCTACAGGCGCATTCCTGGTAACGGGGATCAGTGCTTATAAATTACTCAAGAAGCAGGACGTTCCTTTTTTCCGGAAATCGTTCGAAATCGCAGCCATTGTTGGTATTATCTCTTCATTCGGCGTAGCTGTTGCAGGTCATGCCCAGGCACAGTATCTGGTAGAGACCCAGCCGATGAAGATGGCCGCCTCCGAAGCACTCTGGGGTGAGAGCGGCGACCCGGCACCATGGACGATCTTTGCCAATATTGACACGGATAACAAAACCAACAGCAATGAAATTCAGGTTCCCTATCTGCTAAGCTTCCTGTCCTACAGTAAATTCTCCGGTGAAGTGAAAGGGATGAATCAGCTGCAGGCGGAATATGAGCAGGCATATGGACCGGGAGACTATATCCCACCTGTCAAAACAACGTTCTGGAGCTTCCGGATTATGGTGGCTGCAGGCTCACTGATGATCGCGCTTGGCGTGTATGCCATCTATCTCATGTGGCGCAAAAAGATGGACAAACCGAATACCTGGTTCATGCGGTTCATGTTCTGGGGGCTGCTGCTCCCGCCGATTGCCAACACTTCGGGCTGGATTATGACGGAGATGGGGCGTCAGCCATGGACGGTATTCGGACTAATGACTACAGAAGACAGTGTATCACCTAATATTACGAGCGGACAGGTGTTATTCTCAGTGATTTCATTTACCGCAATTTATGCCATACTGGGTGCAGTGCTGATTGGCCTGTTCATCAAAGTTATCAAAAAAGGGCCTTATGCTATGGATAACGACCACGGCGAATCCCACGATCCGTATAACAAGGAGGAATCAACCCATGCTTTCTCTTAA
- a CDS encoding cold-shock protein: MNYRKKPLEEVPEENTAIWACTNDGCNGWMRDNFAFEHAPSCRLCHSPMVRSMKMLPQLLNSNGDLKSLKKGISIT; the protein is encoded by the coding sequence ATGAACTACCGGAAGAAGCCTTTGGAGGAAGTACCGGAAGAAAATACCGCAATATGGGCCTGTACCAACGATGGATGTAACGGATGGATGAGGGATAATTTCGCATTTGAGCATGCGCCTTCTTGCCGTCTCTGTCATTCCCCCATGGTTCGTAGCATGAAGATGCTGCCGCAATTGCTTAATTCGAATGGCGATCTCAAATCGCTTAAGAAAGGTATTTCCATTACCTAA
- a CDS encoding cold-shock protein has translation MQTGTVKWFNAEKGFGFIEVEGGSDVFVHFSAITGDGFKTLDEGQRVEFNVVQGNRGPQAENVVKL, from the coding sequence ATGCAAACAGGTACAGTTAAATGGTTCAACGCAGAAAAAGGATTCGGTTTCATCGAAGTTGAAGGCGGAAGCGACGTATTCGTTCACTTCAGCGCAATCACTGGCGACGGCTTCAAAACTTTGGACGAAGGCCAACGCGTTGAATTCAACGTTGTTCAAGGCAACCGCGGACCACAAGCCGAAAACGTTGTAAAACTGTAA
- a CDS encoding S1C family serine protease: MGLFDDDFYSTKVSRRRTGKQGVSKGYAEGKWSVRRSRRSLSTWQISLISSVCSAVVAVLLFSLVTGQLTEEKAQAPAVIDKVAVSSADPYDRIIQAAALVRPAVVSIINHKEDNEELNILDESALGSGVIYKKDDNKAFIITNNHVIEGAGKLEIVTVDGETRKAELVGADKVSDIAVLSIDAKGIDTVAQIGDSSKLRLGETVIAIGNPLGLGDTLTSGIVSYTERTIPVSLNQDGVYDWEQEVIQTDAAINEGNSGGALVDLDGKVIGINTMKISDTGVEGLGFAIPANHVMETADELTTNGKIARSYLGVYSVDLNNPYVPLAEDQRKELNLPTTVTDGVVVLDAVGPAKDAGLQFNDVITKFDDKSITSTLALRKYLYDHTKIGDDLQITFYRNGEVKQVTVQLLEKPEE, from the coding sequence GTGGGATTGTTTGATGATGATTTCTATTCAACCAAGGTATCGCGGCGCAGAACCGGCAAACAGGGTGTCTCCAAAGGATACGCCGAAGGGAAATGGTCTGTCCGCAGATCGCGGCGTTCGCTTTCAACCTGGCAGATTTCCCTGATCAGCTCAGTATGCAGTGCGGTTGTGGCTGTATTGCTGTTCAGTCTGGTTACGGGACAGCTGACCGAGGAGAAAGCACAGGCTCCGGCGGTTATTGATAAGGTAGCGGTAAGCAGCGCGGATCCGTATGACCGGATTATTCAGGCTGCTGCGCTTGTCCGCCCGGCGGTGGTCAGCATCATTAACCATAAGGAAGACAACGAAGAACTCAATATTCTCGATGAGTCTGCACTAGGCTCGGGAGTTATCTATAAAAAGGACGACAATAAGGCATTCATCATTACCAATAATCATGTCATTGAAGGCGCCGGCAAGCTGGAAATTGTGACTGTAGACGGCGAGACCCGCAAAGCGGAGCTGGTTGGTGCTGATAAGGTGAGCGATATTGCAGTACTCTCTATTGACGCCAAAGGAATTGACACCGTTGCGCAGATCGGTGATTCCTCCAAACTGCGTCTGGGTGAGACGGTCATAGCGATCGGCAATCCGCTGGGGCTTGGGGATACGCTCACTTCAGGTATTGTCAGCTATACGGAGCGGACGATTCCTGTATCCCTGAATCAGGATGGGGTATACGACTGGGAGCAGGAGGTTATCCAGACCGATGCTGCCATTAATGAAGGCAACAGCGGAGGCGCACTGGTCGATCTGGACGGCAAAGTGATTGGCATCAACACGATGAAGATCTCTGATACGGGTGTGGAGGGACTGGGCTTCGCCATTCCGGCCAATCATGTGATGGAGACAGCTGACGAGCTTACAACCAATGGGAAAATCGCCCGTTCATACCTGGGTGTGTACTCTGTGGATCTGAATAATCCGTATGTACCGCTGGCTGAAGACCAGCGCAAGGAGCTTAACCTTCCGACTACGGTAACCGACGGGGTTGTGGTATTGGATGCAGTGGGACCGGCGAAGGATGCAGGCCTGCAATTCAACGATGTCATTACCAAGTTCGATGATAAGTCGATTACATCCACCTTGGCTCTGCGCAAATATTTGTATGACCACACCAAGATCGGTGATGATCTGCAAATTACATTTTACCGCAATGGTGAAGTGAAGCAGGTGACCGTACAACTTCTTGAGAAACCCGAGGAATAA
- a CDS encoding MBL fold metallo-hydrolase — protein MGISFTVLSSGSTGNVTVVRNGETTLMIDAGLSAKRIDELLAMRELTGADLDGILVTHEHSDHIKGLGAIARKYDLPIYANTNTWGAIEKGIGKIAEHNRVIMETGQHRDFGSMRVESFAISHDAAEPVAYNFYDGKEKLCVATDLGYVSDKVRTAISDADVLVLESNHDIEMLRMGRYPWNTKRRILGDLGHLSNEAAGAALSEILTGRTKRTYLAHLSRDHNMMDLAKMSVRGAMEDRGCFFKDSEFRLCDTYYDRPTPWDKVSQS, from the coding sequence ATGGGGATTTCATTTACAGTACTGTCCAGCGGTTCTACCGGGAATGTGACGGTGGTGCGTAACGGCGAGACCACGCTTATGATCGATGCGGGTCTTAGCGCGAAGCGCATTGATGAGCTGCTGGCCATGCGCGAGCTGACGGGAGCAGATTTAGACGGGATTCTTGTGACCCATGAGCATTCCGATCATATCAAGGGGCTTGGAGCGATTGCGCGCAAATATGATCTTCCGATCTATGCGAATACCAATACCTGGGGAGCGATAGAGAAGGGAATCGGCAAGATTGCCGAGCATAACCGGGTCATTATGGAAACCGGGCAGCACCGGGATTTCGGCAGTATGCGGGTAGAGTCGTTCGCGATTTCCCATGATGCTGCGGAACCGGTAGCCTACAATTTCTATGACGGCAAGGAGAAGCTGTGCGTGGCGACAGACCTCGGGTATGTCAGCGATAAGGTGAGGACGGCAATATCGGATGCCGATGTGCTTGTGCTGGAATCGAATCATGATATTGAGATGCTGCGGATGGGGCGTTACCCGTGGAATACGAAGCGGCGGATTCTCGGCGATCTGGGGCATTTGTCCAATGAGGCAGCGGGAGCGGCGCTCAGCGAGATACTGACGGGGCGGACCAAACGAACCTATCTGGCCCATTTAAGCAGAGACCACAATATGATGGATCTGGCGAAAATGTCTGTGCGCGGCGCGATGGAAGACCGGGGCTGCTTCTTCAAAGACAGCGAGTTCAGACTCTGTGATACTTATTATGACCGGCCTACGCCATGGGATAAGGTGAGCCAGTCATAA
- the yycI gene encoding two-component system regulatory protein YycI, translated as MDWGRAKSVLIYAFLVLNLLLCYQLWIDVRDQVSAGLDFTSLSAETQAVMEEKGIRLLCPIPAATPQLPDITYRYSGEEQNEVPVKLNEPIDSKLMYSSFSELSSLLESQITDIANYRFDSQESEVGKFVLHPLVDNKWSLFRVRLELINSDQKIVAYRWPQIEIGASRSDNLQKVLPASQALSSLIEKYFPANSAVKEIELGYYGELFNSESQVASPMWRFMLENGSAYYVDAISADIISPKTTE; from the coding sequence ATGGACTGGGGAAGAGCCAAAAGTGTATTAATCTACGCCTTTCTGGTGCTGAATCTGCTGCTATGCTATCAGCTATGGATAGATGTGCGCGATCAGGTCAGTGCGGGGCTTGACTTCACTTCCCTGTCCGCAGAAACGCAGGCGGTGATGGAGGAGAAGGGCATCCGGCTGCTGTGTCCGATTCCGGCTGCCACTCCGCAGCTGCCTGATATCACGTACCGCTATTCCGGAGAAGAGCAGAACGAGGTGCCGGTGAAGCTTAACGAGCCGATCGACAGCAAGCTGATGTATTCCTCTTTCTCCGAACTGAGCAGCCTGCTGGAGAGCCAGATTACGGATATTGCGAATTACCGCTTTGATTCACAGGAGAGCGAGGTGGGCAAGTTCGTGCTTCATCCGCTGGTGGACAATAAGTGGTCGCTGTTCAGAGTAAGGCTGGAGCTGATTAACAGTGACCAGAAGATTGTGGCGTACCGTTGGCCGCAGATTGAGATCGGTGCCAGCCGGAGCGATAATCTGCAAAAGGTGCTTCCGGCCTCGCAGGCGCTCAGCAGCCTGATCGAAAAGTATTTCCCGGCCAATTCTGCGGTGAAGGAGATTGAGCTTGGCTATTACGGTGAATTATTCAACTCCGAGAGTCAGGTGGCTTCTCCGATGTGGCGGTTTATGCTGGAGAACGGCAGTGCCTATTACGTGGATGCAATTAGTGCGGACATTATCAGTCCTAAGACAACAGAGTAG
- a CDS encoding YycH family regulatory protein yields the protein MKEKIKSWMLVLLILGSLVESYYLIYRLPGSDSAVLSENLYVKTDIMGPKEKVENLLYPDKMIIHMGEDKHTLFYPSSTFYNLILNRLKGRSFESFQRRSVQDFDWNKIRRENPGIELSFGSGIPVTLLQRVMQISPDSLFEGESIDRIWIYNIKNDSKAHAIFFSTRGDIVYEAAKADLTVQDVQQHVDFGKNLTPYTAVNGEYYVPEAAIPLVEVVMPAGMYTIEQMQSNLFFDAGSTRYIPEKDGSKIYTDSKRSLQVDQEQNWMSYSDPAALPDGDSTPAKDALEAVDFVNMHGGWNGTYRLAATEEGRQDRKVSFQQYYGAYPSGSYPIMSDSQLQYGVIHLELQQGTVSSYERSLMYMDEEKSEKTIVELSGGEALKQRLAQIGSSLRITDLTPAYMPTLTGEKLKLHPVWRVTLSDGSVLTLN from the coding sequence GTGAAGGAGAAAATCAAGTCATGGATGCTGGTCTTGCTGATACTCGGAAGCCTCGTGGAGAGTTATTACCTGATTTACAGGCTGCCGGGCAGCGACTCGGCGGTGTTATCGGAGAATCTGTATGTGAAGACCGATATTATGGGCCCAAAAGAAAAGGTCGAGAACCTGCTCTATCCTGATAAAATGATTATTCATATGGGCGAGGATAAGCATACGCTGTTCTACCCCAGCTCAACCTTCTATAATCTGATTCTGAACCGGCTGAAGGGGCGCAGCTTCGAGAGCTTCCAGCGCCGCTCTGTGCAGGATTTCGACTGGAATAAGATCCGCAGGGAGAATCCGGGTATTGAGCTGTCCTTCGGGTCAGGGATTCCGGTAACGCTGCTGCAGCGGGTGATGCAGATCTCGCCGGATTCGCTGTTTGAAGGAGAGAGCATCGACCGGATCTGGATTTACAATATCAAGAATGATTCCAAAGCACATGCCATCTTCTTCAGCACACGCGGTGATATTGTGTATGAGGCGGCGAAGGCGGACCTGACGGTGCAGGACGTGCAGCAGCATGTGGACTTCGGCAAGAACCTGACACCTTATACCGCTGTGAACGGCGAGTATTATGTGCCTGAGGCGGCAATTCCGCTGGTTGAGGTAGTGATGCCTGCGGGTATGTATACCATTGAGCAAATGCAGAGCAATCTGTTCTTCGATGCGGGCAGCACAAGATATATTCCTGAGAAGGACGGCTCCAAAATCTACACTGACAGCAAGCGCAGCCTGCAGGTGGATCAGGAGCAGAACTGGATGAGCTATAGCGATCCTGCCGCTCTTCCGGACGGAGACAGTACACCGGCGAAGGATGCGCTGGAGGCGGTGGATTTCGTCAACATGCATGGCGGCTGGAACGGAACCTACAGGCTGGCGGCTACAGAAGAAGGCCGGCAGGACCGCAAGGTATCTTTTCAGCAATATTACGGCGCCTACCCGTCGGGTTCCTATCCGATCATGAGTGATTCTCAGCTCCAGTACGGAGTGATTCATCTGGAGCTGCAGCAGGGGACCGTATCCTCTTATGAGCGCTCCCTGATGTATATGGATGAAGAGAAGTCGGAGAAAACAATTGTTGAGCTGTCCGGGGGCGAGGCACTGAAACAGCGTCTTGCCCAGATTGGAAGCTCCCTGCGGATTACTGATCTGACCCCCGCCTATATGCCTACGCTGACAGGGGAGAAGCTTAAGCTTCATCCGGTCTGGCGGGTTACGCTCAGCGACGGCAGTGTGCTGACGCTGAATTAG
- the walK gene encoding cell wall metabolism sensor histidine kinase WalK — protein sequence MKALSFFRTIQARLIVIYVLLILIAMQLIGVYFVSSMKNSLTDNFTKDLKARAEMLSILTADKFGSETGTADEESAVESLRGMVNNLYINGAEIQVLDASGKIITTSVPSQNDYVGQRNTQTVVSRALQGISDNEEYIIADDNVRKKVVAKPVISGDKVVGAIYIAADMKDLYATMSRINSVFLSGLLLALALTAVLGVILAHTITHPIKEMTKHATAVAEGRFNRKVPVFGNDEIGQLSQAFNYMTDRLREALSQNEEEKEKLSSILANMSDGVVATDESGAVILMNTRAALMLGAEGPLPEGAPLDELLGLDHEQSGSLAQGNAQSAMLHLSPMGGEDPNIVRVTFTPIHRREGGRIAGTIAVLQDVTEQENLEESRREFVANVSHELRTPLTTIKSYAEALDDGALEDPQLAVRFVGVIRNETERMIRLVTDLLHLSRLDSKESSLRIQQTDISEMLEDVADRFSFQIRQKRIHISTRVHKEIATAWLDRDQIDQVLGNLVSNALKYTPEGGTIRLEAHKTEDGMLAVSVRDSGIGIPKKDIERIFERFYRVDKARSRNMGGTGLGLSIAREIVKAHGGSISLQSELNEGSLVTFTLPLMKHRGSEA from the coding sequence TGAAGGCGCGGGCGGAGATGCTCTCGATCCTCACTGCCGACAAATTCGGGAGTGAGACGGGCACGGCAGATGAAGAATCTGCTGTGGAAAGTCTGCGCGGCATGGTGAACAATCTGTATATTAACGGCGCTGAAATTCAGGTGCTGGATGCGAGCGGCAAGATTATTACCACTTCAGTTCCTTCGCAGAACGATTATGTGGGCCAGCGCAATACCCAGACTGTTGTCAGCCGCGCCTTGCAGGGGATCAGCGACAACGAAGAATATATCATCGCGGATGACAATGTGCGCAAGAAGGTTGTGGCCAAGCCGGTGATTTCCGGTGACAAGGTCGTAGGGGCGATCTATATCGCTGCAGATATGAAGGATTTATATGCCACAATGAGCCGGATCAACAGCGTATTCCTCTCGGGGCTGCTGCTGGCGCTCGCCCTGACAGCGGTGCTGGGGGTTATACTCGCGCATACGATCACCCATCCGATTAAAGAAATGACCAAGCATGCCACTGCGGTGGCGGAAGGCCGCTTCAACCGGAAGGTTCCCGTCTTCGGCAATGATGAGATTGGCCAGCTGAGCCAGGCTTTCAACTATATGACGGACAGGCTGCGCGAAGCGCTGTCGCAGAATGAAGAGGAGAAGGAGAAGCTGTCCTCCATCCTGGCGAATATGAGTGATGGTGTGGTCGCGACGGATGAGAGCGGTGCAGTCATTCTGATGAACACCCGCGCCGCCTTGATGCTGGGTGCGGAAGGGCCGCTTCCGGAAGGAGCGCCGCTCGATGAGCTGCTTGGACTTGACCATGAGCAGTCAGGGTCGCTGGCTCAGGGCAATGCCCAGTCGGCAATGCTGCATCTGTCCCCCATGGGCGGAGAGGACCCTAATATTGTGCGGGTCACCTTCACCCCGATTCACCGCCGTGAAGGCGGGCGGATCGCAGGGACGATTGCGGTGCTGCAGGATGTCACCGAGCAGGAGAATCTTGAAGAGTCCCGCCGTGAGTTCGTGGCGAATGTATCCCATGAGCTGCGGACGCCGCTTACGACGATTAAGAGCTATGCGGAGGCACTGGATGATGGTGCGCTGGAGGATCCGCAGCTGGCCGTGCGGTTTGTCGGGGTCATCCGCAACGAGACAGAGCGGATGATCCGGCTGGTTACCGATCTGCTGCATCTGTCGCGCCTGGATTCTAAAGAGTCCAGTCTGCGTATTCAGCAGACGGATATCTCCGAGATGCTGGAGGATGTGGCTGACCGCTTCTCCTTCCAGATCCGCCAGAAGCGGATTCATATCAGCACCCGAGTGCACAAGGAGATAGCCACTGCCTGGCTGGACCGCGATCAGATTGATCAGGTGCTGGGCAATCTGGTCTCCAATGCCCTGAAATATACGCCGGAAGGCGGTACGATCCGGCTTGAAGCGCATAAGACTGAGGACGGAATGCTCGCAGTTTCTGTACGCGATTCCGGGATCGGGATTCCGAAGAAGGACATTGAACGCATATTCGAACGCTTTTACCGGGTTGATAAAGCCCGCTCGCGGAATATGGGCGGCACGGGTCTCGGGCTGTCCATTGCCCGGGAAATTGTCAAAGCGCACGGCGGCTCCATTTCCCTGCAGTCTGAGCTGAATGAAGGCTCACTGGTAACGTTCACGCTGCCTTTGATGAAGCATAGGGGGAGTGAGGCGTGA